In the genome of Mesoaciditoga lauensis cd-1655R = DSM 25116, the window TTTCCTCACAACAGAGAAGGATAAACTTGTACCAGTTATAGATTCACCATTATTTACAAAATATATGGATTTCCAGCCAAATAAAACTGCGCCAAGATGGTGGGCCATTTCCCTCGCTACGTTGATCTACTTCTCATCGCCTAACAACATGCCTTCAAATGCGATGGTACCCATTAGAGACTTCAACAACTTTGTAACCTACATGCCATACGATAAAACTTACCACTTATTCTCTCTTACTTCCCTTCCAAAGATGAAAGAGGGAACAATTGAGTCGATAAAAGCCAATGTAAATGAACCTTCGGTATTTAGAGTGAAGATGAAATCTGGCAAAGAAATAATAGGACTTGACAACACTTTAATAACGGATAATTCAACAGTTCTAGAAAGCGGCATACCTCGCTTTACTTCTAAAGTTTACACTGGCAAGGAGTTTGTTGAATTCTTTAATTCTTTGCCAGAAAAACCGTCTCCTTCCCGAAATACAACTTTGACCGGAAAAATAGAGAAAAAAGATGTCAACTATTATTTTAAACCATCTAAAGAAGATTCCGAAAAATACAATATCCACAAAGTTCTTCCAATTCCTAAGGATGCTAAAATACAAGTCACCGAATACGATATAAAAGTAGGATCTGTAAGCGATATTAACAAGCTTTATTCTTCTGGACAAGCTAATAACTTTACCACTCAGGTAAAAACAATGCCTTTCAGCGCTTTTGAACCTAAAGACATCGATGTCAGACTCGATGTAAACATTTCAAAGACATCTTCTTTCTTGCCAACCCAACAAGATTTTGAAGATGCGGAAGTAATGTACTATCCGGTTGTTGATAGACTCAACTTAAATAGAGAATTAGCAACACTTAAGAGTATAAAGAAATTCAACTCCAAATACTCTAATGGGTACAAGAGTATAGATTCTGAAAGTCCGCAGTACCCGCTTGATTTCATAGACTATTGGAAGAACGTAGAAAAATCTCTTGATGATTTAAATGTTCCTTCTACATCACTTGTTGCTGCAAGAGTGATAATAAACAGAATTAAGAAACTGAATCCAGCTATGATAAGCGTTAAGAACAACGTTTTGAATGTATTAATATGGAAAGTTTACGTTGGAAAACTTGTGTCTTTTGAGCCAGCAACACATAGAATAATTACTCAAAATTTTGTGGATTGGTTCTATTATTCACCTACAGCACCAGTTTATATAACGTTTAAAGACGGAACTACGAAAAAGTTCAAAAATATGGATGAAGCCGCTCCTTGGTTTTACACTCCGGAACATGTCCTAAGAAATATGGTCTTGTGGTTCCAGTTTGAAAAGAATGACGAAGGAAAACTTGTTGTTACTTACATAATAGCTAAAGAATTACCATAATACCGTTTGAATTGAGTGAGGTAGCGCTTCTGGCGCTACCTCATGTTTTTCGGGGGTGGGAGTATGGGAAAAAAGAAATGGTTTGTATTAGTCATGATTGCGGCAGCAATTGGAATACTAACTGCCCTTTATCTTTTCTATTCACCATGGCACGTTGAAATATATCTTAAAAAGAGTCCCTTTCATGTCCAATATGTAATTGACATCGATGGAAAAAAACAAAGTATCTTCCCATCCAAAAGTGTTTATTTTAGTCTTGCGAATGGAAATCATGAGGTCAAGCTTTACCTTCAAAATGAGCTTATAAGTGATGAAAATCTTTCATTAGGTTTTAAATTATTCAAAAAGTCAAAAATTTTAAGGTTATCTTCTCCAATATTTTCAAGCATAAAACCTGAAAGTATAGACATCTTTGAAAATAAAAAGATGAGGATAAAATGGTTAATCCAGAATAAGGGATTAAAGCCAACTTATTTTTCTATATACAAAAATGGAAATTTTATTTTCAAGACAAAAGATAATTTCTACAGTGGCATCTTGGCTTCCTACAAAGTGACACCAATATATTTTAAAAGCATAAATGGAACCCCTATAGAGTTTAACAAGCCAATTCTTACTCCACTTCCAACGGTAACCAACAAAAGAGTTGTGATGGGTGTAAAACTTCACGAAGGGATTAACGATATATCTGTTAAAAAAGGGATCATAACGCGTCATGCAAAGATAACCCTTGATACCACACCTCCAGTAGTAAAAGTTTCATATACTTTTGAACCAAAAGGTATAGAATTACGCTTTTATTCCAACGAAAAAGCGGAATACATCATTTTAACTCCCCAAAAATACACAACCGATTCCACGACGATAATAATCCCCTTCACACGATCTGCAACTGTATTGGCGATAGACAAAGTGGGTAACAAGAGTACGCCTACTTTTATAAGTTTTAAAGTGCCACAGTCGATAAAAATCAAATCTGTGGATTTATATGAATCATATGGGAAGATAAATATAAACTGGCAAACCACATGGAATGTTGTAAAACCTGTCAAGTATTTGATCTATAAAGATGGGAAAGAAGTAGCCGAATCAATAAAAACAACGTGGAGTAGCATTTCTTTTCATGATAAAATTGACAAATACACCATTCTTCCAATTTATCCAGGAAATATCAAAGGGGATCCTATCAGTTTCACAAAACCGATTCTCACTCCACTTCCAACGGTAACCAACAAAAGAGTTGTGATGGGTGTAAAACTTCACGAAGGAATTAACGATATATCCATTAAAAACGGGATTATAACGCGTCATGCAAAGATAACCCTTGATACCACACCTCCAGTAGTAAAAGTTTCATATACTTTTGAACCAAAAGGCATAGAATTACACTTTAATTCCAACGAAAAAGCGAAATACATCGTTTTAACTCCTCAAAAATACACAACACTTTCTACTAGTATGACCATTCCTTTTACGAAAATGGCAACAATTTTGGCAATAGATAAGGTAGATAATCAAAGTACGCCTGTAGTTAAGAGTTTTATTCTTCCTAAGCCAACTACCATAAAGAGTTCTTACAATGATGGAACGATTTATTTGAAGATAAAAGATTCGATCTTTAAAGTGAAATATCTCATTGAAGCAAAGGCTGGCACGACTCAAGGCGAATTTGAAAAAAATAAAGAATTGACTTTAAAACTTCCAATAGAAGATTTTGTTGGCACATCTGTCAAAGTTGAAATATGGAACACAATCGGAAATCTTAGCAGCAAAAGGGTTGAAATCCATTTTTCAGATCCGGAACTTTCTAAGATCAGACCTTTAAGTCAAAAATTTAAAGTCCTTCAAGAAGGCACATACTACGTATCGAAATCCATTTACTTTGACACTCTAAAGACGAGGGGAAATGTAACAATTATTTTTGACAAAAAAAGTGGGATTTCTCTTAAAAATATAATCATTCAAGACGGTAAGTTGACGTTAAAGGGATTTAAGAATAAAGAATGGGCTGGACTGACAATTTTTTCTACTAAAACTAAATTATCTGATTTAGATATTGAAGAAGCCAATAGAGGGATTTTTGGGCAAGGAAAGCTTTATCTGAAGGATGTCACTTTGAAAAACAACAAAATAGCCATCATGTGCAAAAAAAGCGATTTGGTGGCAACGAATACAAACTTTATAAACAACCAACTTGGAATGTTTATTTATAATTCTACAGTTTCAGTAAGTCAAAGCACTTTCAAAAAAAATCTTGTAGGCGTTAATTCTTTCAATTCCACAATAAAGTTCACTCTTACACGCTTTCTAAACAACTATCAAGCTTTAAATATCACAAAAGGTGAGTGTCACGTAACCGACAGTTCGTTCTCTCAGAACGACTCTGGGTTGTACATTACAGACGGAAAAGCTTTGATCGCAAGTAACGAGATTAAAGGAAACAAACGAGCAGCGTTCATATATAATTCAAGCACGGTGATATCCCTAAGAAATGAATTTGTATCTAATTTAATAACGATGCGGATTTACAATTCAAGTCTTTATGAGGCATTTGACACCATCAAAAACTCTTTAGTCGGAATGGAAATATTCAACAAAAGGGATCGTTTGGTAAATTCTTGCTTCACATCTTTTTCTCAAAACAAAGTTGATGTCTCTATAATGGAAAGCGGCAACATGATATTGTTATATCCAAAATTAAATTCACCTCATTTCTTTGATAGAAGGGTTGAGGAAAATTGGTCAGATGAAAGGGGGAAACTTCGTGAAAGAGGGGCCATTGTAGAGTTTTTCTAAGTTAAGTGAGCGCATTATGAAACGAACTGAAAATTCCAAAATATACGTTGGGGGTGAAGAGAATGAGAAAATTTTTTGGATTTCTTTTCTTTTTAGGAGGAGGGGCAGCTTTATCGTGGATTTACCTTGTAAAAGCAAATTTCATAAGTCCACTGCCGGCATTGAGTTTTGTGTTTCAAACTCATACGAATTTGATGATAAGCATTTTGGTTTCTTTCGGGATACTGTTGATAGGGCTTCTGCTAATGGGAAGGGTTTTGAGTGGCGTGATGTTTATCTTGATAGGCATCGCTGGCATAATCTTTCCACTTCTTACAAAATTTGGAGTATTTCCTCTTCCGAATGGACGGGTATTCATATGGCTTCTTCATGATAATTTTTATGTAACCGTCCTGGTAAGTTTTGGTATTTTGGTTATAGGACTTCTTATGGTAACAGGAGGAAAGAAAATAATATTCAAAGGTGGAACGACATCTAAGTCTTCTTCTACTCCAAGTGCAGGTGGCGGAAGTGGTAACATCGTTATAAACGTAACTCAGAGTGGAAATAAAAACAGTAATAAAAGTAGATAAGCCTCTTTTTCCCTGTACCTCTTTGTAAATGAAAGAGGTGCAGGGATTTTGGAATTCGACAAATTTGAAGATAATGAATAAGCCACATAAATAAACTCAAATGTTGAAGAAAGGCGATGAATGATGAAGTTAAAACCAGCGTTTATTTCTTTCGCTTTAAGGTATTTTGTTTTCACTTATTTCCTTCTTTGGGCTCTTTTTTCCATTTGGCTTGAAGGACAAATTTCGTATGTGTGGTATGTATCTTTGTGGATCTTTATGACAATGCTGCCAGCATTAATACTTTCCTTTAAGAGGGTAAGAATAGGATGGTTTTTCTGGATAGGACTATTGGATATTGTAGCGTTTGCTCCCAAATTCAAAATGGTTTACGAGAAACTTCTTTCCATCTCAAGTAATCCAATATATCATGATATCATTGCGGCGCTACGCAGTTCTTCAGAGATAAAAATCTACATAATCGTTTCTTTGACAGGCATAATTTTCACTCAACTTTACAGACTCTCTTTTTCATATACGATAAATGAGAATCTCAAAATTGTGGAAATAAAAGGTGGCATATTTTCCAGAAAAGATAGAAAAATTCCAACAAAGCATATCACCGATGTGAGTGTAAGCAGAAGCTTTCTTCAAAGAATGTTTGGAATAGGAACAGTTGTTCCCATAACATCTTCCAGCATGGGGATGGGTACCAAAAATGTGTTCGGGGGAGGCGCTGTTTCCAAAGGTGGAGTTGGCGCTTTTGTTGGAGGCGCAACAGGCGAAAATATAGTTAACATCGAAAATCCAGCAACGGTTATATACGGCGTAAAAAATCCGGAAAAAGTGGCAAATAAAATAATAGAATTGATAGCAAAGAATTGACAACTAAAAAGCTAAAAAAATGATTGAAGGGAGATGAATTCGTGCCTCAGCTACGTACGCATATTTACTTTGGCCTTTTTACTTATCCACTTGCTTACTTCCTGGTGGGATTGATCTTTATGAAAGCAAAATGGTCCCATTTTTCCATGCCATTTGATGACTTAACTATAGTTTTAAGTTATCTTGTTTACGTAATAGGAAGTGATTTACCAGATATAGACAGCAAAACCGCTCCCATTCATCACTTTTTAAAGATACTTGCCTCTATCTTAGGAGTATTCATGTTTCTTAGTTGGGGGAGTAATTTGCTGTCAGAAAAATTTGGAGATGCTTACTTGCATCTTATAGCCACATCCGTATTCGTGCTAGCGGGAGGACTTATTTCATATATCTTGATCACGCTCGTGTTAAAACTTAAAATCTTCAATCATCGGGGATTTGCCCATAGCATAAGTTTTGCCGTGATATACGGACTTTTAATATACATAGGGTTTTATAGAAGCGCAAGCAACTCTTTGTTCATAGCTCTCCTTGGTAGTATTGGTGTTATATTGCATTTGATCCTTGACGCCGTTGAAGATGTGAAAAAGGGAAACAAGAGAAAAGCATTGAAATTGTGGTAGGAAGGTGATTTTCTCTATGAGAAAAGAAATTTTGATTCTTGTAACGATAAGCATCTTATTTTTGGGTGCTGTTTACTCTTTTTCTTTCCCTAACTTCGAGATATCAATATTTTCAAAGACAAATAGTTTCATATATGCCATACTCCAAACCACAAATAAAATAATTAGCATCAAGGGTAAAGCCATCGATGTATGGAGTTCCATTCTAGATAAAATTAATCAAAATGGTAAAGAGGCCTTTAATGAAACCTTAAATCCACTCTTAGCCAAACTTAGCTATTCAAAGAAGTTAGAAGAAATTAAAAAAATGATTAAAGCAACTAAAAACGTGAATTCAAAAAAATTTTTGAATTCAATTTTGAATACTAATGCGAAGAAAGAATTTGTTTGTTATATGAGTGATAACTATTGCAAAATATTGAAAGAGTGGAAGAAATATACTTCCAATCAGTATGTAAAATTGGCGATCAAAGTGGCAATCGATTTATTTGTTCCAAATGCTCTTCAAGCAGTCATGGATTTAGTAGAATTTGGTAAATCACACTTTTATAAGTGCAGTTATGATACGATTAAGCGTTATTGCATGAATTCAATAATTCAAAGAAACTCTTTTGTTTTCGCAGTGACTCAAGGGGATTAAGTATAGCATTGCCACAAAATTGTTTCTTTTTAATCCACTTTAAAGTGGATTTTTTCTGTTTCTCGATCGAATGTTTTCAAAATGTGGTGTAAAATAGAAGTGCAAAGCTTTTCAAAATAAGGAGGGAGCAAATATGTCAGGACCACGAATTGTTAGAGCACCAAGAGGCACGGAGCTCACATGCAAGAGTTGGCAAACGGAAGCTCCAATGAGAATGATAATGAACAACTTAGATCCAGAAGTAGCAAGAGACCCGGAACACCTTATAGTCTATGGTGGGACGGGACGCGCTGCGAGAAACTGGGATGCGTTTGACGCCATCGTTGAAACCCTCAAAAGGCTGAACACGGATGAAACCAT includes:
- a CDS encoding PH domain-containing protein; protein product: MMKLKPAFISFALRYFVFTYFLLWALFSIWLEGQISYVWYVSLWIFMTMLPALILSFKRVRIGWFFWIGLLDIVAFAPKFKMVYEKLLSISSNPIYHDIIAALRSSSEIKIYIIVSLTGIIFTQLYRLSFSYTINENLKIVEIKGGIFSRKDRKIPTKHITDVSVSRSFLQRMFGIGTVVPITSSSMGMGTKNVFGGGAVSKGGVGAFVGGATGENIVNIENPATVIYGVKNPEKVANKIIELIAKN
- a CDS encoding metal-dependent hydrolase — its product is MPQLRTHIYFGLFTYPLAYFLVGLIFMKAKWSHFSMPFDDLTIVLSYLVYVIGSDLPDIDSKTAPIHHFLKILASILGVFMFLSWGSNLLSEKFGDAYLHLIATSVFVLAGGLISYILITLVLKLKIFNHRGFAHSISFAVIYGLLIYIGFYRSASNSLFIALLGSIGVILHLILDAVEDVKKGNKRKALKLW